The following coding sequences lie in one Enterococcus sp. 9E7_DIV0242 genomic window:
- a CDS encoding L7Ae/L30e/S12e/Gadd45 family ribosomal protein, giving the protein MNKEKTLSLLGLAMRAGKLITGEELTVKDIQNNKSAFVFVAADASENTRKKIKDKCSYYKVSCNCELLQSEISQAIGRTRMIVGVNDRGFARKFEELTKG; this is encoded by the coding sequence ATGAATAAAGAAAAAACATTAAGCTTACTTGGTCTGGCAATGAGAGCTGGGAAATTGATCACTGGTGAGGAATTAACAGTGAAAGATATTCAAAATAATAAATCAGCTTTTGTATTCGTTGCAGCAGACGCGAGTGAAAATACACGGAAAAAAATCAAAGATAAGTGTTCCTATTATAAAGTTTCCTGTAATTGTGAACTGCTCCAATCAGAAATCAGTCAAGCAATTGGCAGAACACGGATGATCGTTGGTGTAAATGATAGGGGCTTCGCCAGGAAATTTGAGGAATTAACGAAAGGCTAG
- the nusA gene encoding transcription termination factor NusA: MSKEMLNALDALEAEKGIKKEIVIEALEAALVSAYKRHYGQANNVEVEFDEKKGNIHVYAVKEVTDEVMDSQLEVSLKDAMAINKAYEVGDKIRFEVTPKDFGRIAAQTAKQVILQRVREAERTVIYDEFSAYENDIMQGIVERQDRRYIYVNLGKIEAVLSKQDQMPNEFYQPHDRIKVYVSRVENTSKGPQVFVSRSHPDLLRRLFEQEIPEVYDGIVEIVSIAREAGDRSKVAVRSNDANVDPVGTCVGPKGQRVQAIVNELKGENMDIVEWNEDSAVFISNALNPAQVVDVIFNPENPKACTVVVPDFQLSLAIGKRGQNARLAAKLTNFKIDIKPESEMEDFYAQQAEAADGEELLDVYEEEFVETEAADTVDYEETDDVEAELDMEQPEEAEQTEE; encoded by the coding sequence AACGCTTTAGATGCATTAGAAGCTGAAAAAGGAATAAAAAAGGAAATAGTGATTGAAGCACTGGAGGCAGCATTAGTTTCCGCATATAAGAGACACTATGGACAAGCTAATAATGTTGAAGTGGAGTTCGACGAAAAAAAAGGGAACATCCACGTATATGCTGTAAAAGAAGTGACTGACGAAGTAATGGATTCACAGCTGGAAGTATCTTTGAAGGATGCAATGGCAATCAACAAAGCCTATGAAGTAGGCGATAAAATTCGTTTTGAAGTAACGCCAAAGGATTTTGGTCGTATTGCAGCTCAAACAGCGAAGCAAGTTATTTTGCAACGGGTTCGTGAAGCAGAAAGAACAGTTATCTATGATGAGTTCAGTGCGTACGAAAATGACATCATGCAAGGAATCGTTGAAAGACAAGACCGTCGCTACATTTATGTCAACCTTGGTAAAATAGAAGCAGTATTATCAAAGCAAGACCAAATGCCGAATGAGTTTTATCAGCCGCATGATCGAATCAAGGTCTATGTATCACGTGTAGAAAATACATCAAAAGGACCACAGGTTTTCGTAAGTCGCAGCCATCCGGATTTATTACGTCGCTTGTTTGAACAGGAGATTCCGGAAGTCTATGATGGTATTGTAGAAATCGTAAGTATTGCCAGAGAAGCGGGAGACCGTTCAAAGGTTGCTGTCCGTTCTAATGATGCCAATGTCGATCCTGTAGGAACTTGTGTTGGACCAAAAGGACAACGTGTACAGGCAATCGTGAATGAGCTAAAAGGCGAAAACATGGATATCGTAGAATGGAATGAAGATTCTGCAGTCTTTATCAGTAATGCATTGAATCCAGCACAGGTTGTAGACGTAATTTTTAACCCTGAAAATCCGAAAGCTTGTACAGTGGTCGTTCCAGATTTCCAATTATCTTTAGCAATTGGGAAACGTGGGCAAAATGCTCGTTTGGCAGCAAAACTGACAAACTTTAAAATCGATATCAAACCAGAATCAGAAATGGAAGACTTTTACGCTCAGCAAGCTGAAGCTGCTGATGGTGAAGAACTTCTTGATGTCTATGAAGAAGAATTTGTTGAAACAGAAGCTGCAGATACAGTAGATTATGAAGAAACAGATGATGTAGAAGCTGAACTTGATATGGAACAGCCGGAAGAGGCTGAACAAACAGAAGAATAA
- the infB gene encoding translation initiation factor IF-2 — protein sequence MGKKRIYELAKEMNQSSKEVVTRAHELGIDVKNHMGAISSDDETKIRSAFTKKNSQAPQQKPANQQPTKQQGQKSDHMRDNNTSNRPQQGQQNKPTQQSRTAQQSQGNNRPQQGQQNRPAQQGQSNNRPQQGQTNNRPQQGQQNRPQQGQQNRSNQQGQGNNRPQQGQQNRSNQQGQGNNRPQQGQQNRPAQQGQSNNRPQQGQQNRSNQQGQGNNRPQQGQQNRPTQQGQSNNRPQQGQQGGQNRQGTGTGTGTGQNNQNRGNSQNRNNSFGGGGNQNRNNRGNYNQNRNRFNKKGKKGKYQESTKPPVPARKFKELPEVLEYTEGMNVADIAKKIYREPAEIIKKLFMMGVMVNQNQSLDKETIELLAVDYGIEPKEKIQIDIADIDKFFETEAISEENLVTRPPVVTIMGHVDHGKTTLLDTLRHSRVTSGEAGGITQHIGAYQIEIEGKPITFLDTPGHSAFTSMRARGASITDITILVVAADDGVMPQTVEAINHAKAAKVPIIVAVNKIDKPGANPDNVKQALSEHELIPEEWGGDTIFVNISAKFNQNIDELLENILLIAEVEDLKADPTQKAIGTVIEARLDKGKGTVATLLVQQGTLKVGDPIVVGNTYGRVRVMTNDIGRRDKEAGPATPVEITGLNGVPQAGDRFAVLEDEKTARQAGEERAKRALLEQRSANNRVTLDNLFESLKEGELKEVNVIIKADVQGSAEALAASLQKIDVEGVRVKIVHSAVGAINESDVTLAAASNAIIIGFNVRPTPQAKQQADQEEVDIRLHRIIYNAIEEIETAMKGMLDPEFEEKITGQMVVRELYKVSKVGTIAGCYVTDGSIRRDSGVRVIRDGIVIYEGELASLKRFKDDAKEVKLGFECGAMVENFNDLKVDDVIEGFVMEEIKRA from the coding sequence ATGGGTAAAAAGAGAATATATGAATTAGCCAAAGAGATGAATCAATCGAGTAAAGAGGTAGTGACCAGAGCACACGAACTGGGGATTGATGTGAAAAATCACATGGGAGCAATCAGCTCTGATGATGAAACAAAAATCCGTTCTGCATTTACGAAAAAGAACAGTCAGGCACCTCAACAGAAACCAGCAAATCAACAGCCAACTAAACAGCAAGGACAAAAATCAGACCATATGAGAGATAATAATACTAGTAATCGCCCACAGCAGGGACAGCAAAACAAACCAACGCAACAAAGTAGAACGGCACAACAAAGCCAAGGGAACAACCGTCCGCAACAAGGACAACAAAACCGCCCAGCACAACAAGGACAAAGTAATAATCGCCCACAACAAGGCCAAACAAATAATCGTCCACAGCAAGGACAACAAAACCGTCCACAGCAAGGACAGCAAAACCGTTCGAATCAACAAGGTCAAGGGAATAATCGTCCACAGCAAGGGCAGCAAAACCGTTCGAACCAACAAGGTCAAGGCAACAACCGTCCGCAACAAGGGCAACAAAATCGTCCGGCACAACAAGGCCAAAGTAACAACCGTCCGCAACAAGGACAGCAAAATCGTTCGAACCAACAAGGCCAAGGAAATAACCGTCCGCAGCAAGGACAGCAAAATCGTCCGACACAGCAGGGCCAAAGCAACAATCGTCCGCAACAAGGACAACAAGGTGGTCAGAATCGTCAAGGTACTGGAACAGGTACCGGCACTGGTCAGAATAATCAAAACCGTGGCAATAGTCAAAATAGAAACAACAGCTTCGGTGGCGGCGGGAACCAAAACCGCAACAATCGTGGCAACTACAACCAAAACCGTAACAGATTTAATAAAAAAGGGAAAAAAGGCAAGTATCAAGAATCTACGAAGCCGCCAGTACCAGCTAGAAAGTTCAAAGAGCTACCTGAAGTATTAGAATATACGGAAGGTATGAACGTAGCGGATATCGCGAAAAAAATCTACCGTGAGCCAGCAGAAATCATCAAGAAGCTCTTTATGATGGGCGTTATGGTTAACCAAAACCAATCTCTGGATAAAGAAACGATTGAGCTTTTAGCTGTTGACTACGGCATTGAACCAAAAGAAAAAATTCAGATTGATATTGCTGATATCGATAAATTCTTTGAAACAGAAGCGATTTCTGAAGAAAATCTTGTCACTCGTCCTCCAGTTGTAACAATCATGGGGCATGTTGACCACGGGAAAACAACATTGTTGGATACACTGCGTCATTCTCGCGTAACATCAGGAGAAGCAGGCGGGATCACACAGCATATCGGTGCATACCAGATCGAAATCGAAGGTAAGCCGATCACTTTCCTTGATACACCAGGACACTCGGCGTTTACAAGTATGCGTGCACGTGGTGCAAGTATTACAGATATCACGATCCTAGTAGTTGCAGCAGATGATGGTGTGATGCCTCAGACTGTTGAAGCAATCAACCATGCGAAAGCTGCTAAGGTACCAATCATTGTAGCAGTCAATAAAATTGATAAACCAGGTGCTAATCCGGATAATGTAAAACAAGCATTGTCTGAACATGAATTGATTCCGGAAGAATGGGGCGGAGATACGATTTTTGTCAACATCTCAGCGAAATTCAACCAGAATATTGATGAGCTGCTGGAAAATATTTTACTGATAGCTGAAGTGGAAGATTTGAAAGCTGATCCGACTCAAAAAGCAATTGGAACAGTTATCGAAGCTCGCTTGGATAAAGGAAAAGGAACTGTAGCAACCCTATTGGTTCAACAAGGAACCTTGAAAGTCGGCGATCCAATCGTTGTGGGTAATACCTATGGACGTGTTCGTGTGATGACCAATGATATCGGCCGCAGAGATAAAGAAGCTGGACCGGCAACACCAGTTGAAATCACAGGATTGAATGGTGTGCCGCAAGCAGGGGATCGTTTTGCCGTATTGGAAGATGAAAAGACTGCGCGTCAAGCTGGAGAAGAAAGAGCGAAGCGTGCCTTGTTGGAACAGCGTTCAGCGAACAATCGCGTGACTCTGGACAATCTGTTTGAAAGCTTGAAGGAAGGCGAACTGAAAGAAGTGAACGTCATCATCAAAGCCGATGTACAAGGTTCAGCAGAAGCTTTAGCAGCCAGTCTACAGAAGATTGATGTTGAAGGTGTACGGGTGAAAATCGTCCATTCAGCAGTTGGTGCGATCAATGAAAGTGATGTAACGCTTGCAGCAGCAAGTAATGCCATCATCATTGGGTTCAACGTTCGTCCGACACCTCAGGCGAAACAGCAAGCAGACCAAGAAGAAGTGGATATTCGTCTGCATAGAATCATCTACAATGCGATTGAAGAGATCGAAACGGCGATGAAAGGGATGCTTGATCCCGAGTTTGAAGAAAAAATCACTGGACAAATGGTTGTTCGTGAATTGTATAAAGTGTCTAAAGTCGGAACGATTGCCGGCTGTTATGTAACAGATGGCTCTATCCGTCGTGATAGTGGTGTACGTGTCATTCGTGATGGCATCGTTATCTATGAAGGCGAATTAGCCAGCTTGAAACGCTTTAAAGATGATGCAAAAGAAGTGAAATTAGGATTTGAATGTGGAGCGATGGTCGAAAACTTCAACGACTTGAAAGTTGATGATGTGATCGAAGGCTTCGTAATGGAAGAAATCAAACGAGCTTAA
- a CDS encoding DUF7278 family profilin-like fold-containing protein → MEQLDWISWKKMSDKAKKSVFQQVLLYYVHPMTEISDIRLKDYELYGIKCRTFELELDGETFVFIPGNKEAILGWDLGAEGLRSHELLGFDLLETEDKTFKTSLKHEELGEAADWIEAEESYDFSSLDGISLYINDHTSELRKTKIPAMLVQKYALPAGTEILGIMDTVTGTFKGEVTHFLPYEEEITATLFPTLSAVESVFWEFPKSIHKRDSYYLEFVPTTDAYLVYSSREQTHAQLKKRIEQKGFSLLSEDQWEFAVGAGTRRLFRWGNELLLPPKASGRQILDKINGPNMFGVVIDSHQNRYELTDREQVVKLERQRPQRSLIENMLPLSTYYQSQHMLAKDQILSPDIYLYRKMIAIEL, encoded by the coding sequence ATGGAGCAATTGGACTGGATCAGCTGGAAAAAGATGTCCGACAAAGCTAAAAAGTCTGTATTTCAGCAGGTTTTGCTTTATTATGTACATCCAATGACGGAAATCAGCGACATTCGTTTGAAAGATTATGAATTATATGGAATAAAATGCCGAACCTTCGAATTGGAATTGGATGGCGAAACATTTGTTTTTATCCCAGGAAACAAAGAGGCAATTCTAGGCTGGGATCTTGGAGCAGAAGGCTTGCGTAGCCATGAGTTGCTTGGCTTTGATTTGTTGGAAACAGAAGACAAAACATTCAAAACAAGCTTGAAGCATGAAGAGCTTGGCGAAGCAGCTGATTGGATTGAAGCAGAGGAGTCTTATGATTTTAGCTCTCTTGATGGGATCAGTCTGTATATCAATGACCACACAAGTGAATTGAGAAAAACAAAGATTCCTGCGATGCTTGTTCAAAAATATGCACTGCCGGCAGGAACAGAAATTCTAGGTATTATGGATACTGTTACAGGTACCTTCAAGGGTGAAGTGACACACTTCCTCCCTTATGAAGAAGAAATCACAGCTACTCTGTTTCCAACATTATCGGCTGTGGAAAGTGTGTTTTGGGAGTTTCCCAAATCGATACACAAGCGTGATAGCTACTATTTAGAGTTTGTACCGACAACGGATGCGTATCTGGTCTACTCTTCTCGTGAACAAACCCATGCACAGCTGAAAAAGAGAATTGAGCAAAAAGGATTCAGTCTTTTATCTGAGGATCAATGGGAATTTGCTGTAGGGGCTGGAACAAGAAGACTTTTTCGGTGGGGAAATGAACTATTGCTTCCGCCAAAGGCTTCCGGTCGCCAAATCCTTGATAAGATAAATGGCCCAAATATGTTTGGAGTGGTAATAGACAGTCATCAAAATAGATATGAGCTGACTGACAGAGAACAAGTCGTCAAGCTCGAAAGGCAGCGTCCACAGCGTTCGCTGATTGAGAACATGCTTCCTTTATCCACGTATTATCAGTCGCAGCATATGCTTGCAAAGGACCAGATTCTTAGCCCTGATATCTATTTATATAGAAAGATGATTGCTATTGAACTATAA
- the rnpM gene encoding RNase P modulator RnpM, with the protein MKKRKIPMRKSVVSGEMKPKKELVRITRSKEGDVSLDPSGKMPGRGAYIALDPEEVKKAQANKILDRVLETTLTDAFYQELLDYVEHQKARKELFGNE; encoded by the coding sequence ATGAAAAAAAGAAAAATTCCAATGCGCAAATCTGTTGTTTCAGGAGAAATGAAGCCTAAAAAAGAACTTGTTCGTATTACTCGCTCAAAAGAAGGCGATGTTTCTCTGGACCCGTCTGGAAAAATGCCGGGAAGAGGAGCCTATATAGCACTTGATCCAGAGGAAGTTAAAAAGGCACAAGCAAATAAGATACTCGATCGAGTATTGGAAACAACATTGACTGATGCCTTCTATCAAGAGCTATTGGATTACGTTGAACACCAAAAAGCACGTAAAGAGTTGTTTGGAAATGAATAA
- the alaS gene encoding alanine--tRNA ligase: MKQLSSSQVRQMFLDFFKSKGHTIEPSASLVPVNDPTLLWINSGVATLKKYFDGSVVPENPRITNAQKSIRTNDIENVGKTARHHTMFEMMGNFSIGDYFKKEAIHWAWEFLTSPDWIGFDPEKLYVTVYPKDTEAKRIWREEVGLPADHIVDVEDNFWDIGAGPCGPDSEIFYDRGEAFLDIPEDDPENFPGGENERYLEIWNLVFSEFNHQPDGSYEPLPHKNIDTGMGLERMVSVIQDAPTNFETDLFMPIIHEVEKLSNQVKYGDSPQTDSSFKVIADHIRALSFAIGDGAVPSNEGRGYVLRRLLRRAVMHGKKLGIDKSFLYELVPVVGEIMVSYYPEVLQKKEFIEKVVHNEEKRFHETINEGLEILNQVIEQVKASGEDTLNGKDIFKLYDTYGFPVELTEEVAEDEGLKVDHEGFEKEMNAQRERARAARNTEASMGVQSAVLTDIKVASTFVGYTQLEAESKLLIILQDEEIIDTVSEGTVQVIFAETPFYAEMGGQVADHGTIETADGTVVANVVNVVKAPNGQFLHTIEVIGLMTEGGSYQLKVDEKMRNRILKNHTATHLLHRALKDILGDHANQAGSLVAPGHLRFDFTHFGQVTAEELVQMEAIVNEKIWEAIPVETIETDIDTAKNMGAMALFGEKYGREVRVVNIGGYSIELCGGTHVQNTEDIGIFKIVSESGIGAGVRRIEAVTSKEAYEMMNEEEQQLKAIAGIVKSPQLKEVVSKTEQLQQQLRQLQRENEQLAGKLANQQAGDIFKDVKEVNGHTYIAAKVNVKDMNQLRQLADQWKQKELSDVLVLATAQEDKVSLLAAMSSKANESGLKAGDLIKAIAPKVGGGGGGRPDMAQAGGKNPAGIADALNEVTSWLESK, encoded by the coding sequence ATGAAACAATTATCCAGCAGTCAAGTTCGTCAAATGTTTTTAGACTTTTTCAAAAGTAAAGGGCACACTATTGAACCAAGTGCATCACTTGTGCCAGTCAACGATCCAACATTATTGTGGATCAACTCAGGTGTTGCAACGCTAAAGAAATACTTTGATGGTTCCGTTGTACCTGAAAATCCAAGAATTACCAATGCACAAAAATCTATTCGTACAAATGATATTGAAAATGTTGGGAAAACAGCCCGCCACCATACAATGTTTGAAATGATGGGGAATTTTTCTATTGGGGATTACTTCAAAAAAGAAGCGATTCATTGGGCTTGGGAGTTCCTAACTTCACCGGATTGGATTGGTTTTGATCCTGAAAAGCTATATGTGACTGTTTATCCAAAAGACACAGAAGCAAAACGTATTTGGCGCGAAGAAGTTGGGTTGCCAGCAGACCATATTGTTGATGTGGAAGACAATTTTTGGGATATCGGTGCTGGCCCATGTGGTCCCGATTCAGAAATTTTCTATGACCGTGGCGAAGCTTTCCTTGATATTCCAGAGGATGATCCGGAAAATTTTCCAGGTGGAGAGAACGAGCGCTATTTAGAAATTTGGAATCTGGTGTTTTCTGAATTCAATCATCAGCCAGATGGATCTTACGAGCCGCTTCCGCATAAAAACATTGATACTGGGATGGGACTGGAAAGAATGGTCTCTGTTATCCAAGATGCACCAACAAACTTTGAAACAGACTTGTTTATGCCGATCATTCATGAAGTAGAGAAGCTAAGCAATCAAGTGAAGTACGGAGACAGTCCGCAAACAGATAGCTCATTCAAGGTGATTGCTGACCACATTCGTGCATTATCGTTTGCTATTGGTGATGGAGCGGTTCCATCTAATGAAGGCCGAGGCTATGTGTTGCGCCGTTTGTTACGTCGTGCAGTTATGCATGGTAAAAAGCTGGGAATTGATAAATCCTTCTTATATGAACTGGTTCCTGTAGTTGGTGAGATCATGGTCAGCTACTATCCGGAAGTGCTTCAAAAGAAAGAATTTATTGAAAAAGTGGTTCATAATGAAGAGAAACGTTTCCATGAAACGATCAACGAAGGCTTAGAGATTTTGAACCAAGTCATCGAACAAGTGAAAGCATCCGGCGAAGATACATTGAACGGAAAAGATATTTTCAAGCTTTATGATACGTATGGTTTCCCTGTAGAATTAACAGAAGAGGTTGCAGAAGATGAGGGCTTGAAGGTCGATCATGAAGGCTTTGAAAAAGAAATGAACGCACAACGTGAACGAGCTCGTGCGGCGCGAAATACAGAAGCTTCGATGGGGGTTCAGTCTGCTGTTTTAACAGATATCAAAGTTGCGAGTACCTTTGTTGGGTATACTCAGCTTGAGGCTGAAAGTAAATTGTTGATCATTCTACAGGATGAAGAGATTATTGATACGGTTTCGGAAGGAACTGTTCAAGTGATTTTTGCTGAAACGCCGTTTTATGCAGAAATGGGTGGACAGGTTGCCGACCATGGAACGATCGAAACAGCAGATGGAACAGTGGTAGCAAATGTTGTAAATGTCGTGAAAGCACCGAATGGACAATTTCTCCATACAATTGAAGTGATCGGGCTAATGACAGAAGGCGGCAGCTACCAATTGAAAGTTGACGAAAAAATGCGGAATCGTATTTTGAAAAATCATACAGCAACTCACTTGTTGCATCGTGCATTGAAAGATATTCTAGGCGACCATGCCAATCAGGCTGGCTCCCTTGTGGCACCGGGACACTTACGCTTTGACTTCACTCATTTTGGTCAAGTGACAGCGGAAGAATTGGTTCAGATGGAAGCAATCGTTAATGAAAAAATCTGGGAAGCGATCCCTGTTGAGACGATCGAAACTGATATTGATACCGCCAAAAATATGGGCGCAATGGCTCTGTTTGGTGAAAAATATGGTAGAGAAGTCCGCGTGGTTAATATCGGTGGCTATTCTATTGAGCTTTGTGGTGGGACACATGTTCAAAATACTGAAGATATCGGTATTTTCAAAATCGTTTCTGAATCTGGAATCGGTGCGGGGGTTCGTCGGATCGAGGCTGTAACAAGTAAGGAAGCCTACGAAATGATGAATGAGGAAGAGCAGCAGCTGAAGGCAATTGCCGGTATCGTGAAGTCACCGCAGTTGAAAGAAGTTGTTTCTAAGACAGAACAGCTGCAACAACAGCTTCGTCAACTGCAAAGAGAAAATGAACAATTAGCAGGCAAACTGGCGAATCAACAAGCCGGCGACATTTTCAAGGATGTCAAAGAAGTGAATGGACATACCTACATTGCTGCAAAGGTCAATGTAAAAGATATGAATCAGCTTCGTCAATTAGCTGACCAATGGAAGCAAAAAGAATTATCTGATGTCTTGGTACTAGCGACAGCACAAGAAGACAAGGTAAGTCTTCTGGCTGCGATGTCATCCAAAGCAAATGAATCTGGCTTGAAAGCTGGGGACTTGATCAAAGCAATCGCACCCAAAGTGGGCGGTGGCGGCGGCGGTCGTCCTGATATGGCACAAGCCGGTGGTAAAAATCCAGCAGGAATTGCAGATGCGCTAAACGAAGTAACAAGCTGGCTTGAAAGCAAATAA
- a CDS encoding GNAT family N-acetyltransferase translates to MKLHFGNERWNQAAAFALRYEVFVKEQHISIQDEFDRLDTPDRKYFVLYQGREVVGTLRYELAEEEIVQPDRLCVQEDYRRKGMGSKLMKALEDKAVAEGCTTSTLSAEISVVPFYEKLGYTKKSGTYLEDNILCVKMSKDLSVSTEG, encoded by the coding sequence ATGAAACTACATTTTGGAAACGAACGATGGAATCAGGCAGCAGCTTTTGCCCTTCGATATGAAGTATTCGTTAAAGAACAACACATCTCAATCCAAGACGAGTTTGATAGACTGGACACACCAGATCGTAAGTACTTTGTTTTATACCAAGGCAGAGAAGTTGTTGGAACATTACGTTATGAACTAGCAGAAGAAGAGATTGTTCAACCAGACCGTTTATGTGTTCAAGAAGACTACCGGAGAAAAGGAATGGGTAGTAAGCTGATGAAAGCGTTAGAAGATAAAGCTGTGGCAGAAGGCTGTACGACTTCCACTTTGTCTGCTGAAATCAGTGTTGTTCCTTTCTATGAAAAGCTTGGCTATACAAAAAAGTCTGGAACCTATTTAGAAGACAATATTCTTTGTGTAAAAATGTCAAAAGATCTCTCTGTTTCAACTGAAGGTTAA
- the rbfA gene encoding 30S ribosome-binding factor RbfA, with translation MANYRDRRVGQEILREINDILRKRVRDPRVQDITITDVRVTGDLQQAKIFYSLLSDLASDHQKAQQGLDKAKGLIRKELGQRLTLYKTPELIFEKDASVEYGNHIDELIRKLNQE, from the coding sequence ATGGCAAATTATCGTGACCGTCGTGTTGGACAAGAAATTTTGCGGGAAATCAACGACATCTTGAGAAAGCGTGTCAGAGACCCTAGAGTCCAAGATATTACGATTACAGACGTACGTGTGACAGGCGATCTGCAGCAGGCAAAAATCTTTTACAGCCTGCTTTCAGATTTAGCTTCAGATCACCAAAAGGCCCAGCAAGGGCTGGACAAAGCGAAGGGACTGATTCGTAAAGAATTGGGACAACGCCTGACGTTGTATAAAACACCTGAGCTTATTTTTGAAAAGGATGCATCAGTAGAGTATGGCAATCATATCGATGAACTGATCCGCAAACTGAATCAAGAATAA